The following are encoded in a window of bacterium genomic DNA:
- a CDS encoding SDR family NAD(P)-dependent oxidoreductase: MAFQGQVAFITGGGSGMGRLATRDLARAGKTIVALDVNEDGLAETAEGFGTRLQPSKPTQCSRRSRSRWRRTDSGSSRAGELRCSEECGVSCPM; encoded by the coding sequence ATGGCATTCCAGGGACAGGTAGCTTTCATCACAGGTGGCGGAAGTGGCATGGGTCGGCTGGCCACACGCGATCTCGCGCGGGCGGGAAAGACGATCGTCGCTCTCGACGTCAATGAAGACGGACTCGCCGAGACCGCAGAAGGCTTTGGGACGAGGCTCCAGCCATCGAAGCCCACACAGTGCTCGAGGAGATCGAGGTCGCGCTGGAGGCGGACAGATTCTGGGTCTTCCCGGGCCGGGGAACTGCGCTGCTCTGAAGAATGCGGCGTTTCATGCCCGATGTGA
- a CDS encoding tRNA-(ms[2]io[6]A)-hydroxylase has product MLCLTEPTNPEWAKMAAEHIDEVMLDHAHCEKKAAGGAVRLLFRYPEHRFLCEPMAQLAREELSHFEEVLGWLDRHDIRYKRQQPSRYAGRLHQQVRTNEPERLIDVLLISALIEARSCERFKLLAAAVDDAELAQLFLRLLPCEARHFQVFFDLALRLGPEDEIRTRLEELASAEAAILREPASRPRIHS; this is encoded by the coding sequence ATGCTTTGCCTGACCGAGCCGACGAATCCCGAGTGGGCAAAGATGGCCGCCGAGCACATCGACGAAGTCATGCTCGACCACGCGCACTGTGAAAAGAAGGCGGCGGGCGGAGCCGTCCGTCTCCTGTTTCGCTACCCCGAACATCGCTTTCTGTGCGAACCGATGGCCCAGCTAGCCCGCGAAGAGTTGAGCCATTTCGAGGAGGTTCTCGGCTGGCTGGATCGACACGACATCCGCTACAAGCGTCAACAGCCGAGTCGCTACGCCGGTCGCCTGCACCAGCAGGTGCGCACGAATGAACCTGAGCGGCTCATCGACGTCCTGCTGATTTCCGCGCTGATCGAAGCGCGGAGCTGCGAACGCTTCAAGCTTCTCGCTGCCGCCGTCGACGATGCCGAACTCGCCCAGCTCTTCCTGCGCCTCCTGCCGTGCGAAGCCCGGCACTTCCAGGTCTTCTTCGATCTGGCGCTTCGGCTCGGTCCCGAAGACGAAATTCGCACCCGACTCGAAGAACTCGCCAGCGCGGAGGCGGCCATCCTGCGCGAACCGGCTTCACGACCCCGCATTCACTCCTGA
- a CDS encoding TraR/DksA family transcriptional regulator codes for MESALSELEKQEIRELRSALESLQEELQALLAVSAEGSRPVAVDAPIGRISRMDAMQQQSMAVANRLAAEQRLQRVQAALQRIAADEYGDCIRCEESVGLKRLQAQPEAVLCIECQSQRETG; via the coding sequence ATGGAAAGCGCCCTGAGTGAACTCGAAAAACAAGAGATCCGCGAACTGCGCAGCGCCCTCGAGTCGCTACAGGAAGAACTGCAAGCCCTGCTCGCCGTTTCCGCAGAGGGGAGCCGTCCGGTCGCCGTGGATGCGCCGATCGGCCGGATCTCTCGAATGGACGCAATGCAACAGCAGAGCATGGCCGTCGCCAACCGTTTGGCCGCGGAACAACGCCTTCAACGCGTCCAGGCGGCGCTGCAACGCATTGCAGCCGATGAGTACGGCGATTGCATTCGCTGCGAGGAGTCGGTTGGACTCAAACGACTCCAGGCCCAACCCGAGGCCGTTCTGTGCATCGAATGCCAGAGTCAGCGAGAAACCGGGTAG